ttgctctctctcgctctctctcgctctctctctccccctctctctccttccctcccaccaaatgcaacaaaataaaaccaaacaaaaagcccaATGTTTGGCGTGGCTTGTCAGGGAGTTATGCAAgtgtgtaaaaaaataaaataaaataaacattgagtTTTCGGCATTTGGAGCTGTTTGATTAGGCACAGCGCAGGGCCCAGGGCCTGTAGGGAAGGCaaaagcagggtgtgtgtgtgtgtgtgtgtgtgtgtgagagagagagagagagagagagagagagagagagagagagagagagagagagagagagagagagagagagagagggagggagagagagagatccaggaCCTACTGGGAAGTGGCTGTGTGCCTTCTGCAGACTTGGCACAGCACTGGTTGAGTGTGCCCAGACACTGGGTATTTGGACCCAGttgctcctctctctctttctcactcattTCTCTcgttcctctctctttcctctccctctctctttcctctctctttctgcctccctccctctctctctttcctctttctctctctccccaccctccctGCTACAGGGGATCCTTCTGTTGGAAAAGACTCTATGCCTTTTCTCCAAGAGTCAGCCCTCACCAACCCCTACCCCTTCAGAAAGGAAACTGCACCCCCTGCCTTGATTTCCCCTATCTACTCCTCCCCACTCCCATCAGTCCAGCTTTTCTGCTCTAACTTAGCGCCTCCTAACAACAGCTTTGGAGACTTTTCTGGAATCAATCTGAAACTATGCAGAGTGACAGTGGACcgtcttccttcctcccttctatgGCATGCCTCAGGTATGTTAGCCCCCACATACTCCAAAAGAGGCTTCACCTGGACCAGGCAGCTGCATCTTCATTTCACTGAACCCTCAAACGGATAAGAATCCGGAGATTCAGGCAATTTCGTGACATAGTAAGTGTTGGAGCAGATTGGGCTGGAATGCAGATTTTCCTCCAAGGTCTTCTTCACTCTCACACACCCAACCCAAGATTTGGAGGTAGCTTTACCTGGATGCCAGGGACCTTATTTATTTAACTGAGGGGGAACCACACCCCGTGGTGATCTGGGCTGCCTCCCACTTCGTGCTGGGAGTGGGGTAGTGAGTGACTCCAGCTGAGAAAGAGgtgatggtggggggggggggtatatggtaccagggatttaacctgggaCTCTTCCGTGCAAAGTATGGCATGGGTGGGGGGAGTAGGAAGAGGCTCCAACTATCGCTCCAGCACCCCGGGGATCTTGTTGACTCTGAATTGAGAAGATGCTCCTTAGAGTGGACCCTGAGGTGAAGAGAGCGGTCCTGCCCCGGTGGACCCTGATTCTTGTCACTTTGCAAGGTCCTggtgggggaaactgaggctcctcAACTCCAAGAGCTAGGGGCCCCAATTGGGACCGGAGATGCGTGGAAGACCAGCGTGTGCTCTAGCTGTGCAAAAGTCCCCAAGTGCCGGCGGGTGCCAGAGGGTGCGGGCCAGCGCGGAGGGTCTGTGCGGCCGCCAACCCTGCGAGACCCAGGAGACTTGGGCAAGCCCAGCCGAGGGTCAGTGCGtgcgggagggggggggggtcggaCTCCCGGGCCTGGAGCTCCAGTCCGTTTTTTGCTGCGGATCCCGGGAAGGGGGGCCGGCGTGGGGGTGGGACTGCGAAGTGGGGGATTCCCTCCCTCGTGCGAGCGGGCGAGCGGAGCACTGGCTCGGCTCCCGGCGGGGACGGAGAGCTCCGAGCGCAGGGGGTAGAGCCGgagcggacggacggacggacggacaggcCCCGCTGGGACCGCTGAGCCGGGTGGGGCTGCTGCTTGTCCCGGAGGGCGTGAGTCGCGCGCGGGCAGATTGAGCAACTGGGGGAACTGCGGGCGGAGCGCGGGCCAGCCGGGCGCCCGGGACAGTGCTGCCTGCAGCCAGGGGGTGAGCTGGCCGCACCCTCGCCCCTCCGGAGTCTGCCCCGCCGAGGCTGGCAGCGCCAAGGTGAGTGCAAACCCTCCCTCCGAGTCTTGCCTGTCGCCCCTTTCGCCCCCCATCTGCGCACACCGGCCCTCCCGTCAGAACTCGGGATTTGGGACGATCTGCAGTCACCAGGAGCAAGGGTGGAGGAGCGCATCTCTTGGACCGCCAGCCCTGTCTTTGCAACCCCTTCCCCGGGCCTGACATCGCTTGCCTTCGACTTCTCAgtacaccccccacccccgggagCACCCTCACGAGGTGTTCTAGATTTCCCGCTGACGCTCCGGGGCCCGAACCCCCCATCCCCAACTTCCACACACTCCCCCAACGAAAGACCCCGCAGCCCAGGCTGGGGGGGATCCGACGTGGCAGGCTGCTTGTGCGGCGCCCAGGACCACAGACTAGGTGCCTGCGGGGTTTGCGGTGTCTGGCACGGGTCTGGCACCGGGTGGGCTCGGAGTCCAGCGTTGGTCGTGGAGAAGTGAGTCCTGCGCTCCGCTCTCCAGGGCTCCCCGGCTTCCAGCGAGCACTCCCAGGGCGAGTACTTAGGAGAGGGTCAGGGGGGTTCCTGTGCAGCCCACCGAGTTGGAGTTTCGACTTGGCGCTGGGGgtgcaggctggggggaccttCAATGTCCCCTGTCATCTCCCTGCACCTGTTGTGTCTCCCGGGGCctgagggaagggaagaaggattTGCGCGCTGCGCGTTGATGGCACCAAGTGAGGCGTCTTTGCCCGTACCCCTGGGtgctggggggggtgggggagaggctcAGCTCGGACGGAAAAGCTCACCCTTGTGCGGTGGGCTGACAATTACTGGATCTCACCTCCCACCCCGCTTCCCGCAATTCTTTAGTCCTCCCCACCCCACGCGCCAGCCCTCTTGGAGACCCAAACTTCCCACCGGTCGCAGGTCTCCGGGAGGGCTAATGAGAAATCGTAGAAATGGTTTACATTTTGGGGGCTTGCATCCGGTCCGGACGAAGGACCAATTTATCCTGAGATTGCAAGCAAAAAAAGAGTGAACGTTATTCCCGTCTCCGAAGGCTGGGAGGAAGGAACGGAGACACCCCCCACCCTCAGGCCCAGACCCCCACGCTGCCCCCCTTCCCAAGCTCTTGCCCTGCCCGGTTTCCCCCACAGCTTCTCTGTCCCCTCAGACAGCCCCTTCCTCACCTCTGTAGGGTCGTGGGTCTTAGCTGCCTTTGGCTGCCCGCCCCTTGCCCCGCTCTCCTCACCCGGGCTCGCTGATGAGGCCCCTGACCCCAAAGGGTCTTTGCCTGGTTGAGGCACGTAGCCCCAAGGATCTTTGCCTGGCGCTGCCAGGAAACTGGGGAAtgattctatttttctccttGAGTGGTGAGGGCTTCGCATGGGACCAGGGTGCATACTCACCCCTCCTTTGGCAGAGAGAAAATGCCTTCCTTACCCCCACAGATGCTTGCGATCTGGTGGCTGCCAGCCCTTCCCACTCCTGGCTCAGCCTGTGCAGATTGAAGGACTCAAATAACGAATGCAAAGGTGCCATTTAGCCCGAGGGGTAAAGGAAAGCAGACAGAGGAACTAGCAGAAATGATATTGAGGTGGCCACTTTAAATATACCTAATACATCAGTCCTCTCCTGGGTATATATGTCTGTCTgtagaggtggtggtggtggtggtgttaagCAGCTCTAGGGACAGGAATCCAAGTGCTCCGAGTCCTGGGTTTGCTCGTATCTCAATGAAATCCTGAATTTTCAAGTTCTCTTTAACATACCAAAAGATCTAGCTGTCTGGTGCCACTATTTCTGAGAATATTTCTTGAGAATATTTCTTGAGAATCCTCTGCGCTATCACTGGCTTCCTTGAGCTCTCAGCTCAGCCCTTTACCTCCcattctcctctgacttattctTGCTCCCTTGGTACAAGGAACCCTTAGCTCCCTTTCAGGCTTGATCCTGTAAGTATTTTTTCCTACATGCTTGAGATTCTGCCCATCCAGAGTTCCTCCCTACAGTGAGATTCACATCAGGATTCTCCTGCCTCTTTTCTGGCCCAGAGAGTGTTTGGGATGGGAGTGGGCAGGGAGAGTCTTGCTGGCAAGAGCCAAACCCAAAGCTAAGAGCTGGGAAATAAGCAGGGGCAGAAGCTGGTTGGAGAGGATGGAAGAGACACTTTACTAAGTGCTGCCTGGATGTGCCAGATTTCCTCTGTGGGGTCGGGGTGGGGGGAGAATGGGATTATGGGGATGGTCAGAGATGTGCAGGTGGAAACTTCTTCCCTCCAAGAACTCAGGGAGACTATCAGAGATGAGACCAAAGTCTTACAGACCTAGGGTTTAGCACCCGGGCTATTCTGGTCTTGCCCAtcaccagtgtttctcaaatttAAAGACTCATACAGTGTACCCTGAGGCTATAtctgggagaggagagggaagggatgTCCTGGAACCTCACTTTGAGAAATGCCACAAGGCCACAGGAAAGGTGAACCCTCTCACTTTGAGTGATCACTTTGATGAAAGGCAATCAACcataaacacaaaagcaaatatgGAAATTGCAAAACAGGGCTCATATTAAGGTCAGTATGCGGGGGACACAAAAACCGTTTCCTGGCTTTTTGTTGATCATTGGAATGTAGACACATAACCAAGTCTTAGTCAGAGGAAATGCAACAAGTATGATGGAGTTGTCACAGTGTGCCAGACACCCTTCTAAACAGTTTGGTGGATTCACTCATTTAAGCTATTGAAATCAAAACACTGCCCTCttgcagagagagaaacagaggctGGGAGCAGCTAGTGGTAACGGGCCATGGTAACAGCTAATAAGTAGCAGAGCCAACCTTCGAAGCCAGGCAGTGGGAACGTTTATGCCTTTAACGGTGGGAACTCTGAAGTTTATGCCTTTGAGTTTCATGCTCTACACAGCCAAACTCTGAGATCGTCTGCTTGGGGCTGCAGACCCTGAACTGATAATCTCAGGGTAGTGGAAGCATGCAGTGGGGGCTGGGAAGGTTTGGCAGGTCAGGCAGGGAGTGCTGGAGGGGCACAGAGGGGCTGGCATTGGGGGTTGGCTGGGGGCATCTCTGCTGGCTCGAGTCACAGCACCAGGTGGGATTCGTCAGCCTCGTGTAAACACTTCCCAAGGCAGCTTAACCACTTGAGTGTGTCTGGCCTTCAAAGCTGGTGGGAGAGGCGGGGAGGGAGGTGCCGAACTCCCCCTGGGGATAATGATTTATCTCCCAAGCAGGTGGGCTTTACTGGGGCCTCCCAGTGAAGAGGCCAAGGAGGAAAGAATTAGGGTAGGGCTGGAGAGGCACCTCCTCAATAGTACTTTAGTGTCCTCCTCCACAGGCTCCAAGCAGGACTGTGAACCAGACATGTGCATCCCCATTTtagagatgaggaaactgagatcCATGACTTGTCCAAGGCATCTATCTAACCAGTGGAGAAGGCATCTGCAAAGCTCTTGGTACTGAAGCACCGCTTCCTGGTTCGCAGCCTCGCATGAgatggaggagagagatggagatgtCCCAATGGCAGGCTCTGTGGTGGGAGCTGATACAAAGTGTGTGATGCCAGGAGTGGGAAGCAAAGGTGTCTTTGCTCTGAAGGCCCAGCTCCCCTGCCCCCATCACCGCAGTCAGTGGGTCCAGAGCCCTAGCTCTTGCTGGGCAGGGGGATTAGCCCCATTCTCTGTGTCTCTGACCAAGGCCCTGTTGCTGCCTCTTTTATTCTCTTACAAAGGCCAGGCCCGCAGGGCCTGCTGTGTCAGAGTTTCTGTAGCCAGAGGAAGCCTTACTTCCTTTCCTCCCAGCAGCCGAAAGGGCCACACATGGCCAgccagcgtgtgtgtgtgtgtgtgtgtgtgtgtgtgtgtgggggggactgCTCTAGTTCTAGGGCAGGTAGAACATTCTTGGGTGACAGAAAAAGTCAGGGTCAGTCAGAAGCACAGAGAAGACCCCTTAGTACTACAACATGAGGTATAGCTTAGAGCTGAAGAACTTCTGGCTAGAACAGACCAACTTTGGGCAGGGTTCGGCTGGCAAGTTCCCAGGGACCCCAATTTGCTGAGAATGTTCATCATCATATTCTGACTACTTGGGAGATAAGTCTGCAAGACAGAAAAAGCACCATATCTACAGAAATGCCAGGTGGGTGCTTTGTaatatctgggccagagagagagggtAGGTGGCACCTGCCAATTAACATATAGCCCCTTTGGCCGAGTCTCTGGCTCTACATATAGTCTGGTGAGCACAACCAACTTCTTCTGGAGCAGAGAATCAGAAATAgtgccttgagcattgctgggtatggtctcAGTTTTCCCATTTACTCCACTCACATCAAAACACTCAAATCTTCTGCATACAATCTCTTGGGCAGAGATGGTTGAAGGTATAGATTGGCGGAATGGCTCATGGCAGTaaattcattcttctttctctttcctaacAGATTTGTGTTTGGAGGTATCTTGGATAAAGTGATCAAGAGACCTTCCATGTGACTCCCTGAGGCATCTTTGAAGAAAGTTCTTTGGCTGATGGAAACGGGGATTCTTCACATTCCCCCTCTCCCCAGTTGATTATGGTGGATTTGGGAGACAACCCAGGCCTGGGCCTTCTGCTGCTGCCCCAGCTCCGGAAGCTCTAACAGGACCTCTGCACCTGCCTGTCTAGCGCCCCCAAGACCACCCCTCCTCCCAGGGGCCTGGAGCTGGCCAGTGACTATGCGGCTTGGGCTGTGTGTGGCCGCCCTGGTTCTGAGCTGGATGCATCTCTCCTCCGAGGGTAGCCGGGGGATCAAGGGGAAGAGGCAGAGGCGGAGTGAGTAATGGGTTGGGGCTGGAGGGGGGGGGAGTGGGAGGGGGCCCTTCCGGGTTTTTCGTTCTGGGATAGAGGACGGggcagattttttattttgtttcttgcagctgtgtGGAGGcctcagtggtggtggtggtggattaTCCAGTGTGGGGATGAATTTGTTGAGATTACCTGCTCTGTGGATGATTTAGTCTTTCTTCCCCTTTGTGGACTTTGCTTTCTAAATTAACCCCGCTCTTGTGAAGGGCTGGTCTATGAATTCTGCCCTTTGACATAACACCAGCTTTGTATGGTAGCCATGGAGACGTTTCTCGGGCGCCCTGCCCTGGGGTGCATGGTCCCCCCTCACTgacagcagtcaggggttatttctttCCTTGGAAGCTCAGTGCTGCCCTCAACCTCTTGGATCAGGAACTCTACCCAGTCTGCTGGTTGGTCACAGCCATCCCTGCCCAAATCATGGGGCAGGACCATCGGATGAGAGCCCATGGGTCACAAGcctgtccactttttttttaaccctacagacaaaaagaaaagctcCACCTTTCCAATTCAAGATGTTTCCTTCCTTTTGATGTCATTTCTTGCAGCCTATCAAGGAATGAGAGGTATTCAGTGCTTTTAAGTAAATCCTGCCATGATGTCGATGGGAAAACTGAGGCTAATAAAGAGGGAAAGATGAACAAAGCCTAAGAACATGCAGGCAGTATTGGAACGGAGGCAAGGGATGAGGCTCaatgatagagcacttgccttgcatgcacggtCTTGATTTTAATCccccaaaccacaaaaacaaacaagcaacccccccaaaaaaacacagaaCTTATTGGGGGCCAAAGAGACTGGATTTTTATGAATCCAGGTAGAACTGGAGCGCATGTGTTGTATGCATGAGCTGTGAGTTGAGGGCAGTATGTGActttctgagcaccacaaggagcaCTGAGTAAAGGAgcagccccctgagcaccacagagtgagcaaaaagggaaaaaagtaaaagaaaggaaggacggaaggaaggaaggaaggaaggaaagaagagagagagggagggagggaggagttaAAGAAGGAAGGTGGGTTTAACAtgtcattgtatagatatacggTAAGGTAGACTTAATATAAATATACTACAAAGCCCTCATGTCTTAAGCTCTGAATAGACCATGATGCATGGATTTTTCTAGAAGCACTGAGGACCATTTTGTCCCACAATGTCTGAAATGGGAAGGACAGAAAAGGAGCAAGTTGCTTGGGAGTGTCTTCCCTGGTTCCTTTCCCAATGGAGGGACAGCTGCTGAGAGATGAACCTCAAGactacatctttttgtttttgtttttttgtttttgggtcacacccgtttgacgctcaggggttactcctggctatgcgctcagaaattgcccctggctt
This window of the Suncus etruscus isolate mSunEtr1 chromosome 6, mSunEtr1.pri.cur, whole genome shotgun sequence genome carries:
- the LOC126011718 gene encoding translation initiation factor IF-2-like; the protein is MGGERGDRQDSEGGFALTLALPASAGQTPEGRGCGQLTPWLQAALSRAPGWPALRPQFPQLLNLPARDSRPPGQAAAPPGSAVPAGPVRPSVRPLRLYPLRSELSVPAGSRASAPLARSHEGGNPPLRSPTPTPAPLPGIRSKKRTGAPGPGVRPPPPPARTDPRLGLPKSPGSRRVGGRTDPPRWPAPSGTRRHLGTFAQLEHTLVFHASPVPIGAPSSWS